The sequence TCGCTGTTATGGTGGAAGGCCATAAAAAGACCTTAGCATTAATGCAAAGTGAAGCCCGCGGTGGTAAAGACGTTGATCTTAAAGGATTTGCAGCCAAGACCGCGCCGGTGGTGCAGCATCATTTGGACGAGATCACCAAGATCCAGGCAAGCTTGAAATAGAGTTTAAAGTGTATAGTTTGATCGCCGCCTCCTACAGGGGCGGCTTTCCTTTTTACGATTTTTTATCATAGAACAAAAGATCGCAGATTGCGCCAAACTGCTGGCGGAAAGGAAATTGAGAATTGCGTTCGTGGAGAGCGCTACTGCAGGCTGGCTCTGTTCGGAATTTGCTTTGACAGAACAATCGGGGCAGGTACTGGAGGGCGGCATCACCTGTTATAATGCTGATCTGAAAAAAAGCCTGCTGGGCGTACCCCACGATCTGATCGAAAAATTTACGCCCGAATCTCAGGAAGTGACCGATGAGCTGGCGCGGCGGTTAGGGAAACTCATGCCGGCTGACATTTTTGTAGCCGTGACCGGACTGACGACGCCCGGGGGAAGCGAAACTGCTGAAAAGCCCGTAGGTACGATGTTTGTTTCAGTTCTCGTCAAAGATCATCTTTTTTCAGAACGCTATGAATTCAAAGGCAACTGCGAAGAGGTCATCAAGCAAACGATCGTTGCGGCGGCGGCCCTGGTGATCAGTCACATTTGAACGTCC comes from Mucilaginibacter mali and encodes:
- a CDS encoding CinA family protein — encoded protein: MESATAGWLCSEFALTEQSGQVLEGGITCYNADLKKSLLGVPHDLIEKFTPESQEVTDELARRLGKLMPADIFVAVTGLTTPGGSETAEKPVGTMFVSVLVKDHLFSERYEFKGNCEEVIKQTIVAAAALVISHI